The genomic stretch accccctcaccctcaaatGTGGCATACTCTCACGCGCCAAACGAGCGCGCTTCGCCGAAAACATGTACACAGCCCTGTacatcgccatcatcggACCCTGGGGGATGTATCTCATGCATCGCACCCCAGTCTGGTACTTTGACACGCACGGAATGTACGAGGGTTTCCCGCACCGCACCCACGAGGCAGGGTTCAAGTGTTATTACCTCCTCCAGGCCGCCTTCTGGATGTAGCAGGCcgtgttgatggtgttgggcttggaAGCTCGCCGCAAGGATTTCAACCAGCTCATCGGACACCACGTCGTCACGGTGGCGCCTGCGGCGTTGAGTTACCGGTTTCATTTTGCATATATGGATACCGCGGTCTACATTACTCACGACATCAGCGACTTTTTTCCTTCGCTATCAAAATCGCTAAACTACGTGGAGAGCAAGGCGCAGGGCTGGTCGTTTGGGCTGTGTATCGTCATGTGGATTTACTTGCGGCACTACATCAACTTGCGGATCTTGTACTCGATGCTGCCTGGGGGAGTTCAGCACTGTTGGGCCATATGTGATGGATTGTGAGGCTGGACAGTACAAGTCCCCGCTGGCGAACGTCATCACATTTAGTCTGTTGGCTTTGTTACAGTTGTTGAATATGTTTTGGTTGTATTGTTTGTTTAGGAGCGCTTACAAGTTTGTTGTTCTTGGGGTGGCAAAGGATGACAGGTCTGAGGCTGAGGATGAGAGGGAAGGATGATACGTCGGTGACAGTGGTGGGCAACAACAGACCGACTCAAGGGTTGGCGCATAGGAAGGGTGGGCGTCCAGAGTACAGATGATGCTTACAGTGTATACCTGAGCATCATGTGGCTTCATGTTGGTACGAAGCTGGGATAGGTACACAGGTTGATCGAATCAAGAGTGCTTGGAATGTGATATTTCAGGGTTTGAAAAGGACTTGCATCGAGGTGGTCCTGTGAAAGTTCTCATCACAAGAAGGCTTCACATGTGTTCATAATCATGTCAATCACCGTTACCTGACTCTATTTTTACGTCCAACTAACCCCTTTCCGtctcttttgcttttctttCGGCACCCGGGTGATTTGTGGCTCCAGCAGCCAACCAAGGCTACAAAGTGCCTATTGCCTTGGCAGCAGCTCTAGTTCAACGCCCGCTAAACCCTTCCCAAGAAGACGTACCGAAGACTACCCTCACCGTGGGATTCACTGCACGTTTCCCGCTTCTTCTGCAGTTCTGGGAGCGGTTTCGGCACGTCTGCCATGCCAAAGCCGAGCCCGCACCATCTTACTCTAGGCTAGGGAGGTGGGACGTTGGTTGCATTTTCTGGGGAGGGGTTACAGCGGACCCCCCAGCCCCTGTCAATAGCCTCACGGATGATACTGATGATGCCTTCAACTTGGGGTATATAACAGCGTTGCGGCTTACACCTGGCTTCTAGATAGCTCATCCTCACTTTCACCCTCTCGGCCAcagcagaaggaggagaaatGAAACCGTCACGATTTCccttcgccctcctcccccttgccgccgccgccagggGAGGAAGTTTCCGTGGCCTCTCCCACATCGCCACAGAAATCTTCTctttcccccccaccaacccgaTCTTCATCGAGaacctcttcgtcctccccgacgcccgcctcctcctcacctcctttGTCCACTTCGGCCCAGATACCAACTCACCGCTCCACATCCTCAACCCTgtcacctcctccgtctcggTGGtgaccaccctccccaactccaCCTCCCAGACCGGCATCGCCAAGTTATCCGGCGCAAACCGCTACGCCGTCACCGCTGGAATCCTCGGGGACAACTTTGAGTTTTTGAACAACACGGTCAACGTGTACGTCGTGTCGCTGGGGTGGGACGCGTCGAGCGCGACGGTGGTGGATACAATCCCCGTTCCCGGGGTCATTAGTGCGAACGGGCTCGTGGCGGTGGGGAATGTCGTTCTCAGCGCCGACTCCCGGGGCGGGAGGATCTTGAGGGTCGACACCGTCACCCGGACGAGCAGCGTCGCTTTTGCGGACCCGTTGCTGTTTGGGGACCCGGCAAACGTGAGCGGGTCTCTGGGGATCACGGGGGTGAACGGGCTGTTTCTCAAGCGGCACGGCGGGCAGAGATGGGTGTATTTCACCAATAGTGCGAGGGGGGTTTACGGACGGTTCAAGGTTAACAGTTTGGGGCATAAAGtcgggagggtggaggtgttgatgACGGCGACGAGCGATGATCCTGTTGGGTTTACGAACTCGCTGGATgacttggtggtggatggggataCGGATGGTTATATTGCCTGGCAGGATCGGTCGTTGCTCAAGGTGAAGCGATACAACAACGGGACCACTGCGCAGACGGTTGTTCTCGGGCCTGGGGGTGTTGCAACTGGAAATACGGGCATCACATTGAAGACGCCCACGTCCGTTGCTCTGGGCCTTGACGGGGGTCACATTTATGTTGGAACAGGAGGTGCTGTAGCCGGAAATCTGACCGGAGGACAGGTGGTCAAGGTTACGATCTAATTATGAAGATATGGAAATTCACAGAATAGCTGCCAGGCACATGGTGTTTATGAGAAATGAATGATAAAACGGCTGAAAATGACATCCTTTAGACAAGTGAGAGTGGCATGACCCGGTTCCCGACGTGCGGAGTAGCTTCCTGGAGGAAAAAAACCCCAATTGGTCACCACTCAAGCTTGCCGCCAAGAATGCGGGCAAGCTCATGCTGGGGAAATGGATTCATTTACCCGGCATTTGACGACCGTGGAAGCTGTGATTTCGCCGTCGGTATACACATCCGATCTCCGAGATGGCAGTGTCGGAATGAGGGGGAATGGCATCCAATTGCGGTGCGTTCAGCTGCTTATTACGACATGAAACGTCTCGAGTCGTAGGCTCAACACTCTTTTGTTGTcaaggtttttttttttttttttttttttcgaaatGGCTGGTGAGGAGAGATGTACCTTTGACTATCTCAAGATGCTATCAACATTCTTCATTACAGTAGCCCTGGGGTTAGGAATCACATATCTCATCCTCAACTATCCACGTGTGAGTTTCGGCATCTGTTCCGCTTGCACATGGTTTCATCCTGCTAACTCAACTAGTTGAAACAAAACTATCACCTCTCCCGCCACCGCTCCTCActccctccttcaccaccaaccctcaaAACAGGCATCTCCAAACCCTGGCTCTGGTTCCGAGAACTCCACCAACAATACGGCGACGTAGTCTACCTCCAACTCGGCCCCACGCCCACCATCCTTCTAGGTTCAGCTCAAGCAGCATGGGACCTCCTCGAGCGCAAAGGGAGCATCTACTCCAGCCGCCCACGGTTCATCATGGGCCAGGAGCTGCTCTCCAACAACTTGCGAGGGCTGATGGCTGGGTACAATGATTTctggagaagatggaggaagcTGCTTCATAGCGGGTTCATGGCGAGACAGTCAGAAAAGTACAGGTGGATTCAGAGCCTGGAGAGCAAAGTTTTGATGAAAGAGCTGCTCGACAAACCTGAAGGATTTAGGGAGTGGATGGAGCGGTATGCGGCCAGTGTGGTTGTCATGGTGACGTacgggaggagggtgacggaCGTGAGGAAGGACGAGGTGGTTGAGATGAACAGGTTGgcgatggagaggttgactTTGGTGAAGTAATTTTCCCCTATCCCACCTACGAACAGGTTCAGTTAGCTGATCGCATGACAGTATTCCAGGTAAATATGCAGTCGAGCGTTATCCTGCTCTGAAGTACGTCCCCGCCATTCTTGCCCCTTGGAAGAGAATGGTGTTGGAACAAAGGGAAAAGGACGTTCAGATGTACACCTCGTTGATGAACGATGTCAAGTCTCGAATGGCCGAGGGAAGATTGCCGGACTGTTTCGCCAAGCACTTATTGGATGAACAAAAAGGACTGGGAATGACCGACCTGGAGGTGGCGTATACGGCAGGAACACCTTTTGGAGCTGGCGTGGAGACGGTATGTTGTTACCTCTGAACcagccccctttttcccctcAAGACTaaccaaacaaaaaaaacaacagtCCGCAGGATCCTTGGCGTCGTTCATGCTTGCTTGTGTCAAATTCGGGCATTCGTTCATCCCAAAAGCCCAAGCTGAGctcgatgatgttgttggccgAGACAGAATGCCCACGTTTGACGACCTGCCGAATCTCCCCTATATCAACGCCATCGTTTCCGAAACCCTCCGCTGGAGACCCATCGCTGTTTTGGGTGGCACCCCACACGCCACCACGGCAGATGACTGGTACAAGGGGATGTACATCCCAAAGGGGAGCACCATCATCGCGCCTTTGTGGAGTAGTACGTATCCCTTCTCTGCTGAAGTCTTTCAAACAGAGCTCATACTAACAATAACAGTCCACCTCAATGAAAAGGACTTCCCTGATCCCCACACTTTTCTCCCAGAGCGTTTCTTGGACAAGGAGAGGATAGCAGCCTACCCCGGCACAACCGGCCACAGCGCGTTTGGGTGGGGTAGGAGAATTTGTCCGGGGATGCACCTCGGCCAGGCGTCCGTCAGTATCAACATTGCAAGGATACTGTGGGGATTTGATGTGAAGCCTGCGAATGATGAAAAGACCGGCAAAGAGATCGACGTTGACATGTGAGTGTTCCCTTACCCCCATCAGAGGTCTGCAAGAAAGGAACTGATGAATGGAAAGATTTGCCTTTTCGGACGGGTTCAACTCTAGCCCGTTGCCGTTTCCCTGCGAGATCAGGCCCCGGTCGAGCAAGCATGTTGAGGGTATTGAGCGGGAGTATAGGGAGGCTCGTTCCAAGCTCGAGATGTATGAAGTGTGAAGTTTGATAGGTACCTTGGCTCAAATGAGAAGTAGCCGTCTGTGAAGAAGGCATCAAGTCAGACCCAACAAACATCTGTGTTATCTGtacaccaccgcctcctccaggcCTCTTAACATCCTCCGGCGCCGTTGTAAAGGCACACTTGCCTAACCCCCCACTCATAGCACATTCTCAGGAAGTGCATGACACACAGCACTGATTGGCTTGCAACGAGTGCAACCGGTCGACTCAGATACTCGTAAAGTCTTGCGAACGTTGGGGTGCATGTACGGCTGAACTCGTGTTGAACCAGAAACGTTGTCAGCGAGTCGTCggcttgctgttgctgcacTGGCAGCGCGCGAAGCGCCGGTGAAAAGATCATTGAGGCAAAACCTGGCCTCGATGCATCAAATTTTGGGTACGGCAGCATGCATATGGGTAGGTACATGTATCATGTTCAATATTtggtaaatatataacggCCAAACATCTGGTTCCCCTCGGTTCCCCAAAGCTTCTATCGAATATCAACTTTGCAAGCCAACGGCGCCATgcttggtgtgtgtggtatACTGAATGGCGGTAAGAAGTGTAGTATAATGATAGAGAAAGAGACTCGACCTGAATAACAGGCCGTTC from Podospora pseudopauciseta strain CBS 411.78 chromosome 3, whole genome shotgun sequence encodes the following:
- the LAG1_1 gene encoding sphingosine N-acyltransferase lag1 (EggNog:ENOG503NWJM; COG:U); the protein is MAPTYAINPTEPSPVYPFILPSYKLGDGFTPAQYGKGPRDIAFVIFYTVFLTFTREFCMQEIFNPLTLKCGILSRAKRARFAENMYTALYIAIIGPWGMYLMHRTPVWYFDTHGMYEGFPHRTHEAGFKCYYLLQAAFWM
- a CDS encoding hypothetical protein (EggNog:ENOG503PAGZ), translated to MKPSRFPFALLPLAAAARGGSFRGLSHIATEIFSFPPTNPIFIENLFVLPDARLLLTSFVHFGPDTNSPLHILNPVTSSVSVVTTLPNSTSQTGIAKLSGANRYAVTAGILGDNFEFLNNTVNVYVVSLGWDASSATVVDTIPVPGVISANGLVAVGNVVLSADSRGGRILRVDTVTRTSSVAFADPLLFGDPANVSGSLGITGVNGLFLKRHGGQRWVYFTNSARGVYGRFKVNSLGHKVGRVEVLMTATSDDPVGFTNSLDDLVVDGDTDGYIAWQDRSLLKVKRYNNGTTAQTVVLGPGGVATGNTGITLKTPTSVALGLDGGHIYVGTGGAVAGNLTGGQVVKVTI
- a CDS encoding hypothetical protein (COG:Q; EggNog:ENOG503NUFV), translating into MAGEERCTFDYLKMLSTFFITVALGLGITYLILNYPRLKQNYHLSRHRSSLPPSPPTLKTGISKPWLWFRELHQQYGDVVYLQLGPTPTILLGSAQAAWDLLERKGSIYSSRPRFIMGQELLSNNLRGLMAGYNDFWRRWRKLLHSGFMARQSEKYRWIQSLESKVLMKELLDKPEGFREWMERYAASVVVMVTYGRRVTDVRKDEVVEMNRLAMERLTLVNIPGKYAVERYPALKYVPAILAPWKRMVLEQREKDVQMYTSLMNDVKSRMAEGRLPDCFAKHLLDEQKGLGMTDLEVAYTAGTPFGAGVETSAGSLASFMLACVKFGHSFIPKAQAELDDVVGRDRMPTFDDLPNLPYINAIVSETLRWRPIAVLGGTPHATTADDWYKGMYIPKGSTIIAPLWSIHLNEKDFPDPHTFLPERFLDKERIAAYPGTTGHSAFGWGRRICPGMHLGQASVSINIARILWGFDVKPANDEKTGKEIDVDIFAFSDGFNSSPLPFPCEIRPRSSKHVEGIEREYREARSKLEMYEV